A single genomic interval of Streptomyces sp. NBC_00663 harbors:
- a CDS encoding Acg family FMN-binding oxidoreductase, protein MRSTPLDAATLEACVAAAVAAPSIHNTQPWRFRLDPEAPAFEVRSAVDRALRHTDPVGRALHLSVGACVFNLRVAAAHFGWSPFVRLLPDPEDPGLLATVRLGGCRSGHATGHRGDLFPALWRRHSSRFPFSARPLPRHALAELADAAHLEGALLGFPAADETARLLRVAGEAEFRNRADGERGVESRRWVHQGPDSPTRTGLPWSALGPQDRRERIPMRDFTAQRHAERLPAQDFETEPVVGLLTTSHDRRTDWLRAGQALEHALLVATVHGLRASLLHQPMEWPDLRRALSPDPDHGGHAQMLIRVGYGPAGPLTPWRDPHAVLDTQVPPR, encoded by the coding sequence ATGCGATCGACGCCTCTCGACGCCGCGACCCTGGAAGCCTGCGTCGCCGCGGCCGTGGCCGCGCCCTCGATCCACAACACCCAGCCGTGGCGGTTCCGTCTGGACCCCGAGGCCCCGGCCTTCGAGGTGCGCTCGGCGGTGGACCGCGCGCTGCGCCACACCGATCCCGTCGGCCGCGCCCTCCATCTGTCGGTGGGCGCCTGCGTCTTCAACCTCCGTGTCGCCGCCGCCCACTTCGGCTGGTCCCCGTTCGTACGGCTGCTGCCGGACCCGGAGGACCCCGGCCTGCTGGCCACCGTCCGCCTGGGCGGCTGCCGCAGCGGACACGCCACCGGCCACCGCGGTGATCTCTTCCCGGCCCTGTGGCGCCGCCACAGCAGCCGCTTCCCCTTCTCCGCACGGCCGCTGCCGCGCCACGCCCTCGCCGAACTCGCTGACGCCGCCCACCTGGAGGGCGCCCTTCTCGGCTTCCCCGCGGCCGACGAGACCGCGCGTCTGCTCCGGGTGGCCGGGGAAGCCGAGTTCCGCAACCGCGCGGACGGCGAGCGTGGCGTGGAGAGCCGCCGTTGGGTGCACCAGGGCCCGGACTCCCCGACGCGGACCGGTCTGCCGTGGTCCGCGCTCGGCCCGCAGGACCGCCGGGAACGCATCCCCATGCGGGACTTCACCGCGCAGCGGCATGCGGAGCGGCTGCCCGCCCAGGACTTCGAGACGGAACCGGTCGTCGGCCTTCTCACGACGAGCCACGACCGCCGTACCGACTGGCTGCGCGCCGGACAGGCGCTCGAACACGCCCTGCTGGTCGCCACCGTCCACGGGCTGCGCGCGTCGCTGCTCCACCAGCCGATGGAGTGGCCCGACCTGCGCCGTGCCCTGAGCCCCGACCCCGATCACGGCGGACACGCACAGATGCTGATCCGCGTCGGTTACGGCCCCGCGGGCCCGCTCACTCCCTGGCGCGACCCGCACGCCGTGCTCGACACACAGGTGCCGCCGCGTTAG
- a CDS encoding class I SAM-dependent DNA methyltransferase, whose product MSSPADKSGYGNIPLDRTGQAAAFDALGERYDEAFPHKEGQVAAAEWLIRSLPTGSRALDLGCGTGIPTALQLAEAGFEVVGVDLSDGMVALARKHVPAGEFHQADIADLRPGGPLDLGRFEAVAAFFSLLMLPRAEIPLALRTVHHLLVPGGLFALSMVEADVDDFSIPFVGESIRVSGYLREELREVVETAGFEIVDESSFTYAPASADVQPEVQIFLRCRRRHA is encoded by the coding sequence GTGAGCAGCCCCGCCGACAAGTCCGGCTACGGGAACATCCCTCTCGACCGCACGGGTCAGGCCGCGGCCTTCGACGCCCTCGGTGAGCGTTACGACGAGGCCTTCCCGCACAAGGAGGGGCAGGTCGCGGCGGCCGAATGGCTGATCCGGTCGCTGCCGACCGGGTCCCGCGCGCTCGACCTGGGGTGCGGCACGGGCATTCCGACCGCTCTCCAGCTGGCGGAGGCGGGCTTCGAGGTCGTCGGTGTGGATCTGTCGGACGGGATGGTGGCACTGGCACGCAAGCATGTGCCCGCCGGGGAGTTCCATCAGGCGGACATCGCCGACCTGCGACCCGGCGGCCCGCTGGATCTCGGCCGTTTCGAGGCGGTGGCGGCCTTCTTCTCGCTGCTGATGCTGCCGCGCGCGGAGATCCCCCTGGCTCTGCGGACCGTCCACCACCTGCTGGTGCCTGGCGGCCTGTTCGCGCTGTCGATGGTGGAGGCCGACGTCGACGACTTCTCCATCCCGTTCGTCGGGGAGAGCATCCGGGTCTCCGGCTACCTCAGGGAGGAGCTGCGCGAGGTGGTCGAGACGGCGGGCTTCGAGATCGTCGACGAGTCCTCGTTCACCTACGCCCCGGCCTCCGCGGACGTCCAGCCCGAGGTGCAGATCTTCCTGCGCTGCCGACGGCGGCACGCCTGA
- a CDS encoding Rv1733c family protein, whose translation MRGDRRTKRWLWRFRSNPLRRHDDVLEAWLVLAVLLLVAVGGTLAGVVTARAADDTFAGQRADRAPVRAVLLADAPRTTGAKGGVYGGRTTTKVRWTTPDGSRRTGSTLVDAGQEAGAAVTVWTNRQGELTTRPPGPSDAAVEAGFLGAGAALALSGLVIGAGAVVRCRLDRRRVAGWGREWDLVGPEWGHRTS comes from the coding sequence ATGCGCGGCGACAGGCGTACCAAGCGATGGCTGTGGCGGTTCAGGAGCAACCCGCTGCGTCGACATGACGACGTTCTGGAGGCGTGGCTCGTCCTGGCCGTCCTGCTCCTCGTGGCGGTGGGAGGAACCCTCGCGGGCGTCGTGACCGCCCGTGCCGCCGACGACACCTTCGCCGGGCAGCGCGCCGACCGCGCCCCCGTCCGAGCGGTGCTCCTCGCCGACGCGCCCCGAACGACCGGCGCGAAGGGCGGAGTGTACGGCGGCCGCACCACGACGAAGGTCCGCTGGACGACCCCGGACGGCTCCCGCCGCACCGGCAGCACCCTGGTGGACGCCGGGCAGGAGGCCGGGGCGGCGGTCACTGTCTGGACGAACCGGCAGGGTGAGCTCACCACCCGGCCACCGGGCCCGAGCGACGCGGCCGTCGAGGCGGGCTTCCTGGGCGCGGGGGCCGCCCTCGCCCTCAGCGGCCTCGTGATCGGCGCCGGAGCGGTCGTGCGGTGCCGGCTCGACCGGCGCCGGGTCGCGGGGTGGGGCAGGGAATGGGACCTGGTCGGGCCGGAGTGGGGCCACAGGACGAGCTGA
- a CDS encoding PAS domain S-box protein, which yields MDLVPVRDEAGGGERTPCACGGGLRPGADEDRFRGLLEAAPDAMVIVDDGGIIKLVNAQTEALFGYRREELLGHPVELLIPHRFRPHHTRHRGGYTANRQVRPMGAGLDLHGLRKDGTEFPVEISLSPLETADGLLVSAAVRDVSDRRAAEARINELAALVESSQDAILAKTLDGYITYWNAAAQSLYGYTAQEAIGRHVSVLAPRETREEVTALLERLRHGEKVEHFETLRLTRGGELLDVDVTLWPTRDTGGRVVGACAIVRDISDRKRAEAELTILYEQQRHIALTLQRSLMGTPATIPGLATASRYRPATQGAGVGGDWFDLIPLGAGRVGVLIGDVMGRGLEAAAVMGQLRSAAHALAKTGMQPRQLMQALDTCVADLDVPDQLVTCCYLVVAPDSGTVTVCSAGHLPVLVAPPGCGVSGLRTPVNAPLGVGGILYEQSCADIPPGATLVLYTDGLIETPGSDIEERLGQLTSVLDSFVVDAPCLESAADHVLTSLLPDADSHDDDVTLLLAQLPAAPLAALTTDLPALPSSVPEGRAFLNKALIAWECGGPAEEARLLLSEILTNAVQHAEGPIGLHLCRTVTDLTVEVSDRSPQLPQPRIAGEHEESGRGLLLVRALADGWGVRPTDEGKTTWFTLKL from the coding sequence ATGGACCTGGTTCCGGTACGGGACGAGGCGGGCGGCGGGGAGCGGACACCGTGCGCCTGTGGAGGGGGGCTCCGGCCGGGAGCCGACGAGGACCGGTTCCGCGGTCTTCTGGAAGCGGCACCGGACGCGATGGTCATCGTGGACGACGGCGGCATCATCAAACTCGTCAACGCCCAGACCGAGGCCCTGTTCGGCTACCGCCGCGAGGAACTCCTCGGCCATCCGGTGGAGTTGCTGATCCCGCACCGCTTCCGCCCGCACCACACCCGGCACCGCGGCGGATACACCGCCAACCGGCAGGTCCGGCCCATGGGCGCCGGACTCGATCTGCACGGGCTGCGCAAGGACGGCACCGAGTTCCCCGTCGAGATCAGCCTGAGCCCGCTGGAGACCGCGGACGGGCTGCTGGTGTCCGCCGCGGTCCGCGACGTCAGTGACCGCAGGGCGGCCGAGGCCCGGATCAACGAGCTCGCCGCGCTCGTCGAGTCCTCCCAGGACGCGATCCTCGCCAAGACCCTCGACGGGTACATCACCTACTGGAACGCCGCCGCGCAGAGCCTGTACGGCTACACCGCCCAGGAGGCCATCGGCCGCCATGTCTCCGTCCTGGCCCCGAGGGAGACGCGCGAGGAGGTCACCGCCCTCCTGGAGCGGCTGCGGCACGGGGAGAAGGTCGAGCACTTCGAGACCCTGCGCCTGACCCGCGGCGGCGAGCTGCTGGACGTCGACGTTACCCTGTGGCCCACCCGCGACACCGGCGGACGGGTCGTCGGCGCCTGCGCCATCGTCCGGGACATCAGCGACCGCAAACGGGCCGAGGCCGAACTCACCATCCTCTACGAGCAGCAGCGGCACATCGCGCTGACCCTCCAGCGCAGCCTGATGGGCACGCCGGCCACGATCCCCGGGCTGGCCACGGCGAGCCGGTACCGGCCGGCGACCCAGGGTGCGGGCGTGGGCGGCGACTGGTTCGACCTGATCCCGCTGGGGGCCGGCCGGGTGGGGGTCCTGATCGGCGACGTGATGGGCCGCGGGCTGGAAGCCGCCGCCGTGATGGGCCAGTTGCGTTCCGCCGCGCACGCCCTGGCCAAGACCGGCATGCAGCCCCGCCAGCTGATGCAGGCCCTGGACACCTGTGTCGCCGACCTCGACGTCCCCGACCAGCTGGTCACCTGCTGCTATCTGGTCGTCGCCCCGGACAGCGGCACGGTCACCGTCTGCTCGGCCGGCCATCTGCCCGTCCTGGTCGCTCCCCCGGGCTGCGGGGTGAGCGGTCTGCGGACCCCGGTGAACGCTCCGCTCGGCGTCGGCGGCATCCTCTACGAGCAGTCCTGCGCGGACATACCGCCCGGCGCCACGCTCGTCCTCTACACCGACGGGCTGATCGAGACACCCGGCAGCGACATCGAGGAGCGCCTCGGCCAACTCACCTCCGTCCTGGACTCGTTCGTCGTCGACGCACCCTGTCTGGAGAGCGCGGCGGACCACGTCCTGACCAGTCTGCTGCCCGACGCCGACAGCCACGACGACGACGTGACCCTGCTGCTGGCGCAGCTTCCGGCCGCCCCGCTGGCGGCGCTCACCACCGATCTGCCGGCCCTGCCGTCCTCGGTGCCGGAGGGGCGCGCCTTCCTCAACAAGGCGCTCATCGCCTGGGAGTGCGGCGGCCCGGCGGAAGAGGCCCGGCTGCTGCTCTCCGAGATCCTCACCAACGCGGTCCAGCACGCCGAGGGCCCCATCGGGCTGCATCTGTGCCGCACGGTCACGGACCTCACCGTGGAGGTCAGCGACCGCAGTCCGCAGCTGCCGCAGCCGCGGATCGCGGGGGAGCACGAGGAGTCGGGCCGCGGTCTGCTGCTGGTCCGTGCCCTGGCCGACGGCTGGGGGGTGCGCCCCACCGACGAGGGCAAGACCACCTGGTTCACGTTGAAGCTGTGA
- a CDS encoding pyridoxamine 5'-phosphate oxidase family protein — protein MTIKRELDSSEALRLLGGVSLGRVVFTRHALPQIRPVNHVVDGGDIVIRTHEGAALTSHTRQGDGEGVVVAYEADVIDPDTHLGWSVVVTGYAHLVTDPRELARYRTLLRPWVEQTMDYAVRIRPDLVTGVLLTAADAVPES, from the coding sequence ATGACGATCAAAAGGGAACTGGACAGTTCCGAAGCCCTGAGACTGCTCGGCGGGGTGTCCCTGGGCCGGGTCGTCTTCACACGTCACGCGCTGCCGCAGATCCGCCCCGTCAACCATGTCGTGGACGGCGGCGACATCGTCATCCGCACCCACGAGGGCGCGGCCCTGACCTCGCACACCCGCCAGGGGGACGGCGAGGGAGTGGTGGTCGCGTACGAGGCGGACGTCATCGACCCCGACACCCACCTCGGCTGGAGCGTCGTCGTCACGGGGTACGCGCATCTGGTGACCGACCCGCGGGAGCTGGCCCGGTACCGGACGCTGCTGCGGCCCTGGGTGGAGCAGACGATGGACTACGCGGTCCGGATCCGCCCCGACCTGGTGACCGGGGTCCTGCTCACCGCGGCGGACGCCGTCCCGGAATCCTGA
- a CDS encoding response regulator transcription factor: MADGAEQPGPEDLIRVFLLDDHEVVRRGVRDLLDDEPDITVVGEAGTVEQALVRVPALRPQVAVLDVRLPDGDGVTVCRELRSGMPELVCLMLTSFDDEEALLDSIMAGASGYVLKQIRGSDLVSAVRTVAAGQSLLDPSATTKLMTRLREGQKQEEEPEALPGLTDREREILALIGEGLTNRQIGQRLYLAEKTVKNHISRLLAKLGVERRIQAAVIATQAQDRLRQEGR; encoded by the coding sequence ATGGCGGACGGCGCTGAGCAGCCCGGCCCCGAGGACCTGATCAGGGTCTTCCTGCTGGACGACCATGAGGTGGTACGACGAGGGGTGCGCGACCTGCTCGACGACGAACCGGACATCACCGTCGTCGGCGAGGCCGGCACCGTGGAGCAGGCCCTGGTGCGGGTCCCCGCCCTGCGTCCCCAGGTCGCCGTCCTCGACGTACGCCTCCCGGACGGCGACGGCGTGACCGTCTGCCGGGAACTGCGCTCCGGCATGCCCGAGCTGGTCTGTCTGATGCTGACCTCCTTCGACGACGAGGAGGCCCTGCTGGACTCGATCATGGCCGGGGCGTCCGGATACGTCCTCAAGCAGATCCGGGGCTCCGACCTGGTGTCCGCGGTGCGCACGGTCGCCGCGGGCCAGTCGCTGCTCGACCCGAGCGCCACCACCAAGCTGATGACCCGGCTGCGCGAGGGACAGAAGCAGGAGGAGGAGCCCGAGGCACTGCCGGGTCTGACGGACCGGGAACGGGAGATCCTGGCCCTGATCGGCGAGGGTCTCACCAACCGGCAGATCGGGCAGCGGCTGTATCTCGCGGAGAAGACCGTCAAGAACCACATCTCCCGGCTGTTGGCCAAGCTGGGCGTGGAACGCCGTATCCAGGCCGCCGTCATCGCCACCCAGGCCCAGGACCGGCTCCGCCAGGAAGGCCGCTGA
- a CDS encoding sensor histidine kinase, protein MGSSEEFSTARVRLPQLRLDELLEELQARLDAARGTRDRVHSLLEAVLSVGRELDLEQALRSIVEAAAVLVDARYAALGVIGSDGKRLSAFHTVGVSAEQIARIGPYPEGHGILGELITHPEPLLLAKLSEHPASYGFPAHHPPMNTFLGVPIRVRDQVFGNLYLTEKRGGAQFDEEDEAVLSTLAVAAGVAIDNARLYEESRLRERWLRATAEITHSVMSGSERGEVLRVIAERAREITTAVLALVAVPVEGTGSLATELALGEGADAYRGLLAPADDGLIGRAFSSGVPATVAEVSRDAWMSAVPSGVAGLGPAVAVPIGTGEGVRGVVLLVREAGHTVYSGQEIEPLQAFAAQAAVAMELADRRRDAAQIAVLQDRDRIARDLHDLAIQRLFATGMTLQSAGRFIDHEEASKRVARAVDDLDETIKIIRSTIFGLRSREDTPGSGLRARVVRVVGEAAPVLGFAPSVRMEGLLDTHVPKDVAEHAVAVLSEALTNIARHARATRADVVLETDGRALRLTVSDDGVGIPPGGRRSGLRNMAERAEQLGGELESASPSGGGTTLVWRVPVQDA, encoded by the coding sequence GTGGGAAGCTCCGAGGAGTTCTCGACGGCCCGGGTGCGGCTGCCGCAGCTGAGGCTGGACGAGCTGCTGGAGGAGTTGCAGGCGCGTCTCGACGCGGCCCGCGGTACTCGCGACCGGGTGCACAGCCTGCTGGAGGCGGTGCTCTCGGTCGGCCGGGAGCTCGATCTGGAGCAGGCGCTGCGCAGCATCGTGGAGGCCGCGGCGGTGCTGGTGGACGCGCGGTACGCGGCGCTGGGTGTGATCGGTTCGGACGGCAAGCGGCTCTCGGCGTTCCACACCGTCGGTGTCAGCGCGGAGCAGATCGCCCGGATCGGCCCCTATCCGGAGGGGCACGGCATCCTCGGTGAGCTGATCACGCATCCCGAGCCGCTGCTGCTGGCGAAGCTCTCCGAGCATCCCGCCTCGTACGGCTTCCCGGCCCATCACCCGCCCATGAACACCTTCCTCGGCGTCCCGATCCGGGTGCGTGACCAGGTCTTCGGCAACCTGTATCTGACGGAGAAGCGGGGCGGGGCGCAGTTCGACGAGGAGGACGAGGCAGTGCTGTCGACCCTCGCCGTCGCCGCCGGCGTGGCCATCGACAACGCCCGCCTGTACGAGGAGTCCCGGCTGCGCGAGCGCTGGCTGCGGGCCACCGCCGAGATCACGCACAGTGTGATGTCCGGCAGCGAGCGCGGCGAGGTCCTGCGGGTGATCGCCGAACGGGCCCGGGAGATCACCACCGCCGTGCTCGCGCTGGTCGCGGTTCCGGTGGAGGGCACCGGCTCGCTGGCGACGGAGCTGGCCCTCGGGGAGGGCGCCGACGCCTACCGCGGCCTGCTGGCGCCCGCGGACGACGGGCTGATCGGCCGGGCCTTCTCCAGCGGTGTGCCCGCCACCGTCGCCGAGGTCTCACGGGACGCGTGGATGTCGGCTGTTCCGTCGGGCGTCGCCGGGCTCGGGCCCGCGGTCGCCGTGCCCATCGGTACGGGGGAGGGTGTCCGAGGTGTCGTCCTGCTGGTGCGGGAGGCCGGGCACACCGTGTACTCCGGGCAGGAGATCGAGCCGCTCCAGGCGTTCGCCGCGCAGGCCGCGGTCGCCATGGAGCTGGCGGACCGCCGGCGGGACGCCGCCCAGATCGCCGTCCTCCAGGACCGTGACCGGATCGCCCGGGACCTGCACGACCTGGCTATCCAGCGGCTCTTCGCCACCGGCATGACCCTGCAGAGCGCGGGCCGCTTCATCGACCACGAGGAGGCGTCGAAGCGGGTGGCGCGGGCGGTGGACGACCTGGACGAGACCATCAAGATCATCAGGTCGACCATCTTCGGTCTGCGCTCGCGCGAGGACACCCCAGGCTCCGGACTGCGGGCCCGCGTGGTGCGGGTCGTCGGGGAGGCGGCACCGGTGCTGGGCTTCGCGCCGAGCGTGCGCATGGAAGGCCTGCTGGACACCCATGTGCCGAAGGACGTCGCCGAACACGCGGTGGCCGTCCTCTCCGAAGCCCTGACCAACATCGCCCGGCACGCGCGGGCGACGCGCGCCGACGTGGTCCTGGAGACGGACGGCCGCGCTCTGCGGCTGACGGTCTCCGACGACGGCGTGGGCATCCCGCCCGGGGGCCGCCGCAGCGGCCTGCGCAACATGGCCGAACGCGCCGAACAACTCGGCGGGGAACTGGAGTCGGCCTCGCCGTCCGGTGGCGGTACGACGCTCGTGTGGCGGGTCCCCGTCCAGGACGCGTAG
- a CDS encoding pyridoxamine 5'-phosphate oxidase family protein: MADTTSSVTAARTERPGGDLGRRLVRRREELGLTRADTADRAGMSCSYLRYLEESSAAIPGRSALLRLAGALETGMTALTGGEAEAPPGREQAARRTELVALGDAECRRRLGTHGVGRLAVSTADGPTVLPVNYTVVDGTIVFRTTPAATPSEALGRRVAFEVDHIDEAMSRGWSVLVRGRARHAEDPDTVRRLTQRAYSAPWAGGRRELWVCVDADEITGRELREVSAFGV; this comes from the coding sequence GTGGCCGACACGACATCATCCGTCACGGCGGCTCGCACCGAGCGCCCCGGAGGCGATCTGGGACGACGCCTCGTCCGACGCCGCGAGGAACTCGGGCTCACCCGAGCCGACACGGCCGACCGGGCGGGCATGTCCTGCTCCTACCTCAGGTACCTGGAGGAGTCCTCCGCGGCGATCCCGGGCCGGAGCGCCCTGCTCCGCCTCGCGGGCGCGCTGGAGACCGGCATGACCGCCCTCACCGGCGGCGAGGCCGAGGCTCCGCCGGGCCGGGAACAGGCGGCTCGCCGTACCGAACTGGTGGCCCTCGGCGACGCGGAGTGCCGCCGCCGTCTGGGCACGCACGGAGTGGGCCGCCTCGCGGTGAGCACGGCCGACGGACCGACGGTTCTGCCGGTCAACTACACCGTCGTCGACGGCACGATCGTCTTCCGGACGACACCCGCCGCCACCCCCTCCGAGGCCCTGGGCCGGCGGGTCGCCTTCGAGGTCGACCACATCGACGAGGCCATGAGCCGGGGCTGGAGCGTGCTCGTCCGCGGCCGGGCCCGGCACGCTGAGGACCCCGACACCGTCCGCCGGCTGACGCAACGGGCGTACAGCGCCCCCTGGGCGGGCGGCCGGCGCGAGCTGTGGGTGTGTGTCGACGCCGACGAGATCACCGGCCGTGAGCTCCGCGAGGTCTCGGCGTTCGGCGTCTGA
- a CDS encoding globin domain-containing protein: MLSAESAAVVRATLPAVAGALDEITTRFYGAMFRDRPELLDGMFNRGNQASGAQRRALAGSIAGFATALLADPDVRPDALLARIAHKHTAVGVTDDQYTIVHKYLFGAIAEVLGDAVTPEVAAAWDEVYWLMAGALIAQESRLYQEAGVVPGDVWRPWTVVGRHEETADVVSFVLRPADGGPAPAAKAGQYVSVRALMPDGVRQLRQYSLSGDPGGELRRITVKRVGGGEVSTLLHGTVRAGDELTLSMPFGDVALDESDTPLVLASAGIGCTPMVGMLAHLAATGSTRRVLVLHADDSPGTHALRTETRTLTELLPRADAVFWYERSGIAEPGARSGLMDLDGVDVPADATVYLCGPLPFMRAVRTQLLALGVPSRHIRYEVFGPDLWLPDAS; encoded by the coding sequence ATGCTGTCCGCAGAGTCCGCCGCCGTCGTCCGGGCCACGCTGCCCGCCGTGGCCGGAGCCCTCGACGAGATCACCACGCGCTTCTACGGCGCGATGTTCCGCGACCGCCCCGAACTGCTGGACGGGATGTTCAACCGGGGCAACCAGGCGAGCGGCGCCCAGCGCCGGGCCCTGGCCGGGTCGATAGCGGGCTTCGCGACCGCGCTCCTCGCCGACCCGGACGTCCGTCCGGACGCGCTGCTGGCGCGGATCGCCCACAAGCACACCGCGGTCGGGGTCACCGACGACCAGTACACGATCGTCCACAAGTACCTGTTCGGGGCGATCGCCGAGGTGCTCGGCGACGCGGTCACCCCCGAGGTGGCCGCGGCCTGGGACGAGGTGTACTGGCTGATGGCCGGCGCGCTCATCGCCCAGGAGTCCCGTCTCTACCAGGAGGCCGGCGTCGTGCCCGGGGACGTGTGGCGGCCGTGGACGGTTGTCGGGCGCCACGAGGAGACCGCGGACGTCGTCTCCTTCGTCCTGCGTCCGGCCGACGGCGGCCCGGCCCCCGCGGCGAAGGCCGGACAGTACGTGAGCGTCCGGGCCCTGATGCCGGACGGCGTGCGCCAGTTGCGCCAGTACAGCCTGTCCGGCGACCCGGGTGGCGAGCTGCGGCGGATCACCGTCAAGCGGGTGGGCGGCGGAGAGGTGTCGACGCTGCTGCACGGCACCGTGCGGGCCGGCGACGAGCTGACCCTGTCCATGCCGTTCGGCGACGTCGCCCTCGACGAGTCGGACACCCCGCTCGTCCTCGCCTCCGCCGGCATCGGCTGCACGCCCATGGTCGGCATGCTGGCCCACCTGGCCGCCACCGGCTCCACCCGCCGGGTCCTGGTCCTGCACGCCGACGACTCCCCCGGCACCCACGCCCTGCGCACCGAGACGCGCACCCTGACCGAGCTGCTGCCGCGGGCGGACGCGGTGTTCTGGTACGAGCGTTCCGGCATCGCCGAACCCGGGGCCCGCTCCGGCCTGATGGACCTCGACGGGGTCGACGTGCCCGCCGACGCGACCGTGTACCTGTGCGGCCCGCTGCCGTTCATGCGCGCCGTCCGCACCCAACTGCTCGCCCTCGGCGTCCCATCCCGTCACATCCGCTACGAGGTGTTCGGCCCCGACCTGTGGCTGCCGGACGCCTCCTGA
- a CDS encoding STAS domain-containing protein: MFKDHEESTPCRTERLDDGTTVVELRGEIDLCTGPPLSARLDALTAAPFPDLVLDLRQVSFVDCGGLRALCRARNRVLARGGRLRLVTESARLLGILRYVDLGGVFETVPHPPETALRVHRPATVPVTVG; the protein is encoded by the coding sequence ATGTTCAAGGACCACGAGGAGTCCACGCCCTGCCGCACGGAACGTCTCGACGACGGCACGACCGTGGTGGAGCTGCGTGGTGAGATCGACCTGTGCACGGGGCCGCCCCTGTCGGCCCGCCTCGACGCCCTGACCGCCGCCCCGTTCCCCGACCTGGTCCTGGACCTGCGTCAGGTGTCCTTCGTCGACTGCGGCGGACTGCGCGCCCTGTGCCGGGCGCGCAACCGGGTCCTCGCCCGCGGCGGCCGACTCCGCCTGGTCACCGAGAGCGCCCGGCTGCTGGGCATTCTGCGGTACGTGGATCTGGGCGGCGTCTTCGAGACAGTGCCCCACCCGCCCGAAACCGCCCTCCGCGTGCACCGACCGGCCACTGTCCCCGTCACCGTCGGCTGA